A genomic region of Cannabis sativa cultivar Pink pepper isolate KNU-18-1 chromosome 1, ASM2916894v1, whole genome shotgun sequence contains the following coding sequences:
- the LOC115703664 gene encoding zinc finger protein ZAT1-like produces MECMHMLPLAFSLIVSTFIRIRALVVLLLLPISNTNMKVCEICYKCFSNGKALGGHMRSHMVKLALPRPSRSKSRSKSRSKSRSASSESETESDDSSYKGKKKGKVRSKRGDHDDYILSVQDAAMLLVSLSKERWCRGEEKVSTSKSNSVIKSVFKCGTCRKEFSSYQALGGHKANHKKIKKYNHMEDEFENDQDKYGEDEDVVEEEDEENSTTVEEESKMKKVFHCSLCPRVFNSGQALGGHKKVHYSNNLDSTTSRKIKLMIDLNQFPLEVE; encoded by the coding sequence ATGGAATGCATGCACATGCTTCCTTTAGCATTTTCTCTTATTGTTAGTACATTTATAAGAATAAGAGCATTAGTAGTACTGCTCTTGTTACCTATTAGCAACACTAATATGAAAGTATGTGAGATCTGTTACAAATGTTTCTCCAATGGCAAAGCCTTGGGTGGCCACATGAGATCTCACATGGTAAAACTTGCTCTTCCTCGCccatctaggtccaagtctcggTCCAAGTCTCGGTCTAAGTCTCGGTCTGCATCCTCGGAAAGTGAGACTGAGAGTGATGACTCGTCCTATAAGGGCAAGAAGAAGGGTAAGGTGAGATCCAAAAGGGGTGACCATGATGACTATATTCTATCGGTACAAGATGCTGCAATGTTATTGGTATCCCTTTCTAAGGAGAGATGGTGTAGAGGAGAAGAGAAGGTTTCAACATCTAAATCTAATTCAGTAATCAAATCAGTATTCAAATGTGGTACATGTAGAAAGGAATTTAGTTCTTATCAAGCTCTTGGTGGACACAAAGCAAAtcataaaaaaatcaagaagtATAATCACATGGAGGACGAATTTGAAAATGATCAAGATAAATATGgggaggatgaagatgtggtaGAGGAGGAGGATGAAGAAAATAGTACAACAGTAGAGGAGGAGTCTAAAATGAAAAAAGTTTTTCATTGTTCGTTGTGTCCAAGAGTTTTCAATTCTGGTCAAGCGCTCGGTGGACACAAAAAGGTTcattattcaaataatttagaTTCTACTACAAGTAGAAAGAttaaattgatgatagatcttAATCAATTTCCTTTAGAAGTTGAATGA
- the LOC115703663 gene encoding QWRF motif-containing protein 7 encodes MMETSSYYRRHPCTSAPSSPSPRLVRTRSGSSSITSPNTTTTTTTNRSKSTTTTRPPNNNNYNYYKNSTNSHVQKKQPAQDQSSTSFTKFFGGATKAPNNKPVPGSSSAWALSPARSLPFAVAAAPPKSCSGSVKVKANNKSSSSSSGGVLKYFIRHKKVSRVQEEDFHRFRILHNGLLQWRFVNAKALAAMAATEHIAESKLFSVWLWIFKMRNSIMEKKIEVQRVKHEIKLYQILNPQVLHLNEWAKLEKRNQESVGKLATKLSAISIQLPLINGAKADVMSIYEAMYTAIDAMDGIESIITKYFIEVERILYMVTELLITTKQQIENLEELEKTVTLATTLLVKETSVRAQYVEAAFESVRCQIC; translated from the exons atgATGGAGACATCATCATACTATCGGCGGCATCCATGTACAAGTGCACCATCCTCACCTTCACCACGCCTTGTCCGAACCCGAAGCGGGAGTTCCTCCATAACTAGCCCCaacactactactactactactaccaaTCGTTCCAAAtccacaacaacaacaaggccacctaataataataattacaattacTACAAAAATTCTACTAATTCACACGTGCAAAAGAAACAACCAGCTCAAGATCAATCATCAACTTCTTTCACCAAGTTCTTTGGTGGTGCAACAAAGGCCCCTAATAATAAACCGGTCCCGGGTTCGTCTTCGGCGTGGGCGCTTTCGCCGGCTCGGTCTCTTCCGTTTGCAGTGGCGGCAGCGCCACCGAAATCCTGTTCGGGTTCGGTGAAGGTGAAGGCTAATAATAAGtcgagtagtagtagtagtggtGGAGTTTTGAAGTATTTTATTAGGCATAAGAAGGTTTCGCGGGTTCAAGAGGAGGACTTTCATCGGTTTAGGATTTTGCATAATGGGCTGCTTCAATGGAGATTCGTTAATGCTAAAGCTCTAGCTGCCATGGCTGCTACTGAGCACATTGCCGAG AGTAAATTGTTCTCAGTGTGGCTCTGGATCTTTAAAATGAGAAACTCAATTATGGAAAAGAAAATAGAGGTGCAGAGGGTTAAACATGAGATCAAGTTGTATCAGATTTTGAATCCTCAAGTTTTGCACCTCAATGAGTGGGCCAAATTGGAGAAAAGAAATCAAGAATCTGTGGGAAAGTTGGCCACAAAATTGTCAGCCATTTCTATTCAACTTCCTTTGATCAATGGTGCTAAG GCTGATGTTATGTCAATCTACGAAGCCATGTACACAGCCATTGATGCTATGGATGGCATTGAATCAATTATTACTAAATATTTTATTGAG GTTGAGAGAATTCTTTACATGGTTACAGAGCTTCTTATTACGACAAAACAACAAATAGAAAATCTTGAGGAGCTGGAGAAAACTGTTACACTTGCTACTACACTACTG GTTAAGGAGACGAGTGTAAGAGCACAATATGTGGAAGCAGCTTTTGAATCTGTGAGATGCCAaatttgttga